One stretch of Jiangella gansuensis DSM 44835 DNA includes these proteins:
- a CDS encoding type II toxin-antitoxin system VapC family toxin, producing MIVVDAGALVMLLADHGPVGQALRRRVRDERLIVPHLVDVEVASALLGRHRGGKLTDRELEDAWASFADVPLQRVEHAPLLPRVRELFANLSAYDATYVALAEAYDVPLVTTDGRIARSGRPRRLVELVNEATVAGAE from the coding sequence TTGATCGTCGTCGATGCCGGCGCTCTCGTCATGCTGCTGGCCGATCACGGGCCGGTCGGCCAGGCGCTACGGCGGCGGGTGCGAGACGAGCGCCTGATCGTGCCGCATCTCGTCGACGTCGAGGTGGCATCCGCATTGCTGGGGCGGCACCGAGGCGGCAAACTGACCGACCGCGAGCTGGAGGATGCGTGGGCGTCGTTCGCCGACGTGCCCCTTCAACGAGTCGAGCACGCGCCCTTGCTGCCGCGGGTTCGCGAACTGTTCGCCAACCTGTCCGCGTACGACGCCACCTATGTCGCGCTGGCCGAGGCGTACGACGTTCCGCTCGTGACCACCGACGGACGGATCGCCCGGTCAGGACGGCCGCGCCGCCTGGTGGAACTCGTCAACGAGGCGACGGTGGCCGGCGCAGAGTGA
- a CDS encoding methyltransferase domain-containing protein, translating to MVTVMTRFDDVADDLRAAYTGGVERRDREGKTDWKLTERATFLDRLRAAGARSLIEIGAGTGQDSRYFQDHGLDVLATDLTPAMVEACAAKGLTAQVMNLLDPGLPAESFDAAYAMNCLLHVPDADLPTALRSIRGLLRPGGLFYAGVYGGDGSEGVAEWDTHEPKRFFSWRTDAQIRDIASQYFDVVDFHVQGERDRYRFQSLTLRRPPSPR from the coding sequence ATGGTCACCGTGATGACGCGCTTCGACGATGTCGCCGACGACCTCCGCGCCGCATACACCGGCGGCGTCGAACGTCGCGACCGCGAGGGCAAGACGGACTGGAAACTGACCGAGCGGGCCACGTTCCTCGACCGGCTGCGCGCCGCCGGCGCCCGCAGCCTGATCGAGATCGGCGCCGGCACCGGGCAGGACAGCCGCTACTTCCAGGACCACGGGCTGGACGTGCTGGCCACCGACCTCACCCCCGCCATGGTGGAGGCGTGCGCGGCCAAGGGCCTGACCGCCCAGGTCATGAACCTGCTCGACCCCGGTCTGCCGGCGGAGTCGTTCGACGCGGCCTACGCGATGAACTGCCTGCTGCACGTGCCGGACGCGGACCTGCCGACCGCCCTGCGGTCGATCCGCGGGCTGCTGCGTCCCGGCGGGCTGTTCTATGCCGGCGTCTACGGCGGCGACGGCTCGGAGGGCGTCGCCGAATGGGACACGCACGAGCCGAAGCGCTTCTTCTCCTGGCGCACGGACGCGCAGATCCGGGATATCGCGAGCCAGTACTTCGACGTCGTCGACTTCCATGTGCAGGGCGAGCGGGACCGTTATCGGTTCCAGTCGCTCACTCTGCGCCGGCCACCGTCGCCTCGTTGA
- a CDS encoding S1C family serine protease, translated as MTADENPLDAYSRVVSGVARTLLPSVASLVVTGERRGRAGIVGAGSAVVFTGDGFLLTNAHVVGSTSRGTASFSDGTEVGYTVIGRDRLSDLAVVRADGSTPPPALLGDADQLTVGQLVVAVGSPLGLSGSVTAGVVSGLGRSIPAQSGRTVRIIEDVIQTDAALNPGNSGGALADANARVVGINTAVAGVGLGLAVPINATTSRIVSTLLRDGRVRRAFLGVATSPAPVPSTLAEKIGRTRGVRIVHVEPGSPADVAGLRTGDLVVTVGGEPVVDAQALQRRMFAEAIDVPLPITTFRNGAMVDVIARPVELADQS; from the coding sequence ATGACCGCTGACGAGAATCCTCTCGACGCGTACTCGCGGGTGGTCAGCGGGGTCGCTCGGACGTTGCTGCCGTCGGTGGCGAGCCTCGTGGTCACCGGTGAGCGGCGCGGCCGAGCCGGCATCGTCGGCGCCGGGTCCGCCGTCGTCTTCACCGGTGACGGGTTCCTGCTCACCAACGCGCACGTGGTGGGCTCGACGTCGCGGGGGACGGCGTCGTTCTCCGACGGCACCGAGGTGGGGTACACCGTCATCGGCCGCGACCGGCTTTCCGACCTGGCCGTCGTCCGTGCCGACGGGTCCACGCCGCCGCCCGCGCTGCTGGGGGACGCCGACCAGCTCACCGTCGGGCAGTTGGTGGTCGCGGTCGGAAGCCCGCTCGGCCTGTCCGGCTCGGTGACGGCGGGCGTGGTCAGCGGGCTGGGCCGGTCCATCCCTGCTCAGAGCGGCCGCACGGTGCGCATCATCGAGGACGTCATCCAGACCGACGCCGCACTCAACCCCGGTAACTCCGGCGGCGCGCTGGCCGACGCGAACGCCCGCGTGGTGGGCATCAACACCGCGGTCGCCGGCGTCGGGCTCGGCCTCGCGGTGCCCATCAACGCCACCACCAGCCGCATCGTGTCCACGCTGCTGCGCGACGGCCGGGTGCGGCGGGCCTTCCTCGGAGTGGCCACCTCGCCTGCGCCGGTGCCGTCCACGCTGGCGGAGAAGATCGGCCGCACCCGGGGAGTGCGCATCGTGCACGTCGAACCGGGCAGTCCCGCCGACGTGGCCGGGTTGCGCACCGGCGACCTCGTCGTCACGGTCGGCGGCGAGCCGGTCGTCGACGCCCAGGCGCTGCAGCGGCGCATGTTCGCCGAGGCCATCGACGTGCCGCTGCCCATCACCACGTTCCGGAACGGGGCGATGGTCGACGTCATCGCCCGCCCGGTGGAACTGGCCGACCAGTCCTGA
- a CDS encoding homoserine dehydrogenase, with the protein MASLRVALLGCGVVGTEVARLLDEHADDLAARVGARLELAGVAVRRLGRDRTPSGLDPALFTTDAQGLVAREDVDLVVEVIGGIEPARGLILTAMERGASVVTANKALLAEDGVTLHTAAEKHGVDLYYEAAVAGAIPLLRPLRESLAGDRIRRVLGIVNGTTNYILDQMDTLGSSFAEALEEAQALGYAEADPTADIEGYDAAAKAAILAGIAFHSPVGSGDVHREGITDVTAADVASAKAMSAVVKLLAICELSPDGGSVGVRVHPAMLPRTHPLASVRGAYNAVFVEAEAAGQLMFYGPGAGGAPTASAVLGDLVTAARNRLGESVGPRGSWYADRPVRPMGETVTRYHISLDVDDRPGVLAAVAAVFAEHDVSIETVRQRAEREGDAELVVVTHQATDDALAATVAGLTRLDTVRDVLSVMRVEGE; encoded by the coding sequence GTGGCCAGTCTGCGCGTGGCACTCCTGGGGTGTGGTGTGGTCGGCACGGAAGTCGCCCGCCTGCTCGACGAGCACGCTGACGACCTCGCCGCCCGCGTCGGCGCCCGGCTCGAGCTGGCCGGTGTCGCGGTACGCCGGCTCGGCCGCGACCGTACCCCGTCCGGCCTCGACCCCGCTCTGTTCACCACGGACGCGCAGGGCCTGGTCGCCCGCGAGGACGTCGACCTCGTGGTCGAGGTCATCGGCGGCATCGAGCCCGCGCGCGGGCTCATCCTGACCGCCATGGAGCGCGGGGCCTCCGTCGTCACCGCCAACAAGGCGCTACTGGCCGAGGACGGCGTCACCCTGCACACCGCCGCGGAGAAGCACGGCGTCGACCTCTATTACGAGGCGGCCGTGGCCGGTGCCATCCCGCTGCTGCGGCCGCTGCGCGAATCGCTGGCCGGCGACCGCATCCGGCGCGTGCTCGGCATCGTCAACGGCACCACCAACTACATCCTCGACCAGATGGACACCCTCGGCAGCAGCTTCGCCGAGGCGCTGGAGGAGGCGCAAGCGCTCGGGTACGCCGAGGCCGACCCCACCGCCGACATCGAGGGCTACGACGCCGCCGCGAAGGCCGCCATCCTGGCCGGCATCGCCTTTCACTCGCCGGTCGGCTCCGGCGACGTCCACCGCGAAGGCATCACCGACGTCACCGCCGCCGACGTCGCCTCGGCGAAGGCGATGAGCGCCGTGGTGAAGTTGCTGGCCATCTGCGAGCTGTCGCCCGACGGCGGCAGCGTCGGCGTGCGCGTGCACCCCGCCATGCTGCCGCGCACCCATCCGCTGGCCAGCGTCCGCGGCGCCTACAACGCGGTGTTCGTGGAGGCCGAGGCGGCCGGTCAGCTCATGTTCTACGGCCCCGGCGCCGGCGGCGCGCCCACCGCGAGCGCGGTGCTCGGCGACCTGGTCACCGCGGCGCGCAACCGGCTCGGCGAGTCCGTCGGGCCGCGTGGCTCCTGGTACGCCGACCGCCCGGTGCGGCCGATGGGCGAGACCGTCACGCGCTACCACATCAGCCTCGACGTCGACGACCGGCCGGGCGTGCTGGCCGCCGTCGCCGCCGTCTTCGCCGAGCACGACGTGTCCATCGAGACCGTCCGGCAGCGGGCCGAACGTGAAGGCGACGCCGAACTCGTCGTCGTCACGCACCAGGCCACCGACGACGCACTGGCCGCGACCGTCGCGGGACTCACGCGACTCGATACGGTTCGTGATGTCCTGTCGGTGATGCGTGTAGAGGGGGAGTGA
- the thrC gene encoding threonine synthase encodes MMMAAASVVTGSRLWRGVIEEYRDRLPVTPQTPVVTLREGGTPLLPAPWLSEQTSCDVWLKVEGVNPTGSFKDRGMTVAISKAAEQGAEAVVCASTGNTSASMAAYAVRAGMRPVVLIPDGKISGPKLAQAVVHGGVIASVQGNFDDCLRLARELADTYPVALVNSVNPYRLAGQKTAAFEVVDDLGDAPDLHVLPVGNAGNISAYWLGYSEYQENGPAKRRPRMWGFQAAGAAPFVHGGPVSAPETVASAIRIGNPASWDLAIAARDDSGGLIDAVTDEQILAAQQELSGREGLFVEPASAAGVAGLLHYSRTGRLDAGQRVVITVTGHGLKDVDTASAFYGEIRPYVVPADPAAAASALGLA; translated from the coding sequence ATGATGATGGCCGCGGCGTCCGTCGTCACCGGGTCTCGGTTGTGGCGTGGTGTGATCGAGGAGTATCGCGACCGGTTGCCGGTCACACCGCAGACACCCGTCGTCACGTTGCGCGAAGGCGGCACACCCCTGCTGCCCGCGCCGTGGTTGTCCGAGCAGACCTCCTGCGACGTGTGGCTGAAGGTCGAGGGCGTCAACCCGACCGGGTCGTTCAAGGACCGCGGCATGACGGTGGCCATCTCCAAGGCGGCCGAGCAGGGTGCCGAGGCCGTCGTCTGCGCGTCCACCGGCAACACCAGCGCGTCGATGGCCGCCTACGCCGTGCGGGCCGGCATGCGCCCGGTGGTGCTGATCCCGGACGGCAAGATCTCCGGACCGAAGCTGGCCCAGGCCGTGGTGCACGGCGGCGTCATCGCGTCGGTGCAGGGCAACTTCGACGACTGCCTGCGGCTGGCCCGCGAGCTTGCCGACACCTACCCCGTCGCACTGGTCAACTCCGTCAACCCCTACCGGCTGGCCGGGCAGAAGACGGCCGCGTTCGAGGTGGTCGACGACCTCGGTGACGCACCCGACCTGCACGTCCTGCCGGTCGGCAACGCGGGGAACATCTCCGCCTACTGGCTCGGCTACTCCGAGTACCAGGAGAACGGCCCGGCCAAGCGCCGTCCGCGGATGTGGGGCTTCCAGGCCGCCGGCGCCGCGCCGTTCGTGCACGGCGGTCCGGTCAGCGCACCGGAGACGGTCGCGAGCGCCATCCGCATCGGCAACCCGGCGTCGTGGGACCTGGCCATCGCCGCGCGCGACGACTCCGGCGGTCTCATCGACGCCGTCACCGACGAGCAGATCCTCGCCGCGCAGCAGGAACTGTCCGGCCGTGAGGGCCTGTTCGTCGAGCCGGCCTCTGCCGCCGGCGTCGCCGGCCTGCTGCACTACAGCCGCACCGGCCGCCTCGACGCCGGCCAGCGCGTGGTCATCACCGTCACCGGGCACGGGCTCAAGGACGTCGACACCGCGAGCGCCTTCTACGGCGAGATCCGCCCGTACGTGGTACCCGCCGACCCTGCCGCGGCGGCGTCCGCGCTGGGCCTGGCGTGA
- the thrB gene encoding homoserine kinase, whose protein sequence is MTTTASVRVRTPATSANLGPGFDALGLALSLHDEVEVTASFGGTGSSLQVGVEGAGADDVPRDERHLVVRALRAGFDAAGRQPAQLRLTCRNALPHGRGLGSSAAAIVAGVVAARVLVETATGAGAGVVPTAADLELAKRLEGHPDNVAACLFGGLTIAWLDGAGQARAARVDVHPEVVPVVCVPAVEVSTEKARGLLPDTVAHGAAAATAGRAALLVEALARRPDLLLDATEDRLHQDFREPAMPDTLALVRALRADGLPAVVSGAGPSVLVLDAAGRADRVRELAAGWDVRVLPVDPGGARVDLAAG, encoded by the coding sequence GTGACCACGACGGCATCCGTCCGAGTCCGCACACCCGCGACCAGCGCCAACCTCGGACCCGGGTTCGACGCTCTCGGCCTGGCGCTGTCGCTGCACGACGAGGTCGAGGTGACCGCCTCGTTCGGTGGCACCGGCTCGTCGCTGCAGGTGGGCGTCGAGGGCGCCGGCGCCGACGACGTCCCACGCGACGAGCGGCATCTCGTGGTTCGCGCGTTGCGTGCGGGCTTCGACGCGGCCGGGCGGCAGCCGGCGCAGCTGCGGCTGACCTGCCGCAACGCCCTGCCGCACGGTCGAGGGCTGGGCTCGTCGGCGGCGGCCATCGTCGCCGGCGTCGTCGCGGCGCGAGTGCTGGTGGAAACCGCCACCGGGGCGGGTGCCGGGGTCGTGCCGACAGCGGCGGACCTCGAGCTCGCCAAGCGGCTGGAGGGGCACCCTGACAACGTCGCCGCATGCCTGTTCGGCGGGCTCACCATCGCCTGGCTGGACGGAGCCGGCCAGGCCCGGGCCGCGCGGGTGGACGTCCACCCGGAGGTGGTGCCCGTGGTGTGCGTCCCGGCGGTGGAGGTGTCGACGGAGAAGGCGCGTGGCCTGCTCCCGGACACCGTGGCGCACGGTGCGGCGGCCGCGACGGCTGGCCGGGCGGCACTGCTGGTGGAGGCACTCGCACGGCGCCCTGACCTGCTCCTCGACGCCACCGAGGACCGGCTGCACCAGGACTTTCGGGAACCGGCCATGCCCGACACGCTGGCGCTTGTGCGCGCGCTGCGGGCCGACGGCCTGCCGGCGGTGGTGTCCGGTGCCGGTCCGTCGGTGCTGGTGCTGGACGCAGCTGGGCGGGCCGACCGGGTGCGTGAGCTGGCGGCCGGCTGGGACGTCCGGGTCCTGCCGGTCGACCCCGGCGGTGCCCGCGTCGACCTGGCCGCTGGCTGA
- the rho gene encoding transcription termination factor Rho codes for MTNTEIPGVGDTPDVQASADAAAAKRPRRRAAGLEGMVLAELQQLAAGLGLKGTGRMRKGQLVEAIKAAQSGGSAPAADNVLPVGADSAPATSDASAGSAAPATGSAGSRRPTRRRAERPQAAAENRADEVVATAEQSAASQDATQAAAPAETSAAPAAAETTAERATGRDETAGDTSSRDDSGRDDRRGERENRRQGGRNRDNDREGGRNRDGDREGGRNRDGDREGGRNRDGDREGGRESGRNRDNERNRDNDRDGDRESGREGGRNRDGDRDGGRDGGRNRDGDRDGGRESGRNRDNERNRDNERNRDNDRDGGRDNGPRDDDDDDRGRRRRRRDRRGGNRDRDRRGGGSNRERIEEPQVSEDDVLIPVAGILDILDNYAFVRTSGYLPGPNDVYVSLAMVRRYGLRKGDAVTGAVRQPREGEKQQKFNALVRVDTINGADPEAAKQRAEFSRLTPLYPQDRLRLETDAATMSTRIIDLIAPIGKGQRGLIVSPPKAGKTLIMQALAHAITQNNPETHLMVVLVDERPEEVTDFQRTVKGEVIASTFDRPPVDHTMVAELAIERAKRLVELGHDVVILLDGITRLGRAYNLAAPASGRILSGGVDSSALYPPKRFFGAARNIENGGSLTILATALVETGSKMDEVIFEEFKGTGNMELRLRRDLADKRLFPAIDVDASSTRREEILVSREELAIMWQLRRVLSALDPQQGIELLLDRLKKTKSNAEFMLTVQKTTPAVGGNGNSKDAD; via the coding sequence GTGACTAATACCGAGATCCCCGGCGTCGGCGATACGCCGGACGTCCAGGCGTCGGCAGACGCCGCAGCTGCGAAGCGACCGCGTCGTCGCGCAGCGGGCCTCGAGGGCATGGTTCTTGCCGAGCTTCAGCAGCTCGCCGCCGGCCTCGGCCTGAAGGGCACCGGCCGGATGCGCAAGGGCCAGCTGGTCGAAGCCATCAAGGCTGCTCAGTCCGGCGGCTCGGCGCCGGCAGCGGACAACGTACTTCCGGTCGGCGCGGACTCCGCCCCGGCTACCTCGGACGCTTCCGCCGGTTCGGCCGCGCCGGCCACCGGTTCGGCCGGGTCGCGACGGCCGACGCGTCGCCGCGCCGAGCGCCCGCAGGCCGCCGCCGAGAACCGCGCTGACGAGGTCGTCGCCACCGCGGAGCAGAGTGCCGCGTCGCAGGACGCCACCCAGGCCGCCGCGCCCGCCGAGACCTCGGCCGCGCCGGCCGCCGCCGAGACGACGGCGGAGCGGGCCACCGGCCGCGACGAGACCGCCGGCGACACGAGCAGCCGGGACGACTCCGGCCGCGACGACCGCCGCGGCGAGCGCGAGAACCGCCGGCAGGGCGGCCGCAACCGCGACAACGACCGTGAGGGTGGTCGTAACCGTGACGGCGACCGCGAGGGTGGTCGTAACCGTGACGGCGACCGCGAGGGTGGTCGTAACCGTGACGGCGACCGCGAGGGTGGCCGTGAGAGCGGACGCAACCGCGACAACGAGCGCAACCGCGACAACGACCGTGACGGCGACCGTGAGAGTGGTCGCGAGGGCGGGCGTAACCGTGACGGCGACCGCGATGGTGGCCGTGACGGCGGGCGTAACCGTGACGGCGACCGCGACGGTGGTCGCGAGAGCGGCCGTAACCGCGACAACGAGCGCAACCGCGACAACGAGCGCAACCGCGACAACGACCGCGACGGCGGCCGCGACAACGGCCCGCGCGACGATGACGACGACGACCGCGGCCGGCGGCGCCGCCGGCGGGACCGGCGCGGCGGCAACCGTGACCGCGACCGTCGCGGCGGCGGCTCCAACCGTGAGCGCATCGAGGAACCGCAGGTCTCCGAGGACGATGTCCTCATCCCGGTGGCCGGCATCCTCGACATCCTCGACAACTACGCGTTCGTGCGGACCTCCGGCTACCTGCCCGGTCCCAACGACGTCTATGTGTCGTTGGCCATGGTGCGCCGGTACGGGCTGCGCAAGGGCGACGCCGTCACCGGTGCCGTCCGGCAGCCGCGCGAGGGTGAGAAGCAGCAGAAGTTCAACGCGCTGGTCCGGGTCGACACCATCAACGGCGCCGACCCCGAGGCCGCGAAACAGCGTGCCGAGTTCTCCCGCCTCACCCCGCTGTACCCGCAGGACCGGCTGCGTCTGGAGACCGACGCGGCCACCATGTCGACGCGCATCATCGACCTGATCGCGCCCATCGGTAAGGGCCAGCGTGGCCTGATCGTCTCGCCGCCGAAGGCCGGCAAGACGCTCATCATGCAGGCGCTGGCGCACGCGATCACGCAGAACAATCCCGAGACCCACCTGATGGTGGTGCTGGTCGACGAGCGGCCGGAGGAGGTCACCGACTTCCAGCGCACCGTCAAGGGCGAGGTCATCGCGTCGACGTTCGACCGCCCGCCGGTCGACCACACGATGGTCGCCGAGCTCGCCATCGAGCGAGCCAAGCGGCTGGTCGAGCTGGGGCACGACGTCGTCATCCTGCTCGACGGCATCACCCGGCTGGGGCGCGCCTACAACCTGGCGGCGCCGGCCAGCGGCCGCATCCTCTCCGGTGGTGTGGACTCCAGCGCCCTGTATCCGCCCAAGCGGTTCTTCGGCGCGGCCCGCAACATCGAGAACGGCGGCTCGCTGACCATTCTGGCCACTGCCCTGGTCGAGACCGGCTCGAAGATGGACGAGGTCATCTTCGAGGAGTTCAAGGGCACCGGCAACATGGAGCTGCGGCTGCGGCGGGACCTCGCCGACAAGCGGCTGTTCCCGGCCATCGACGTCGACGCCTCCAGCACTCGCCGTGAGGAGATCCTGGTCTCCCGCGAGGAGCTGGCCATCATGTGGCAGCTGCGCCGGGTGCTGTCCGCGCTCGACCCGCAGCAGGGCATCGAGTTGCTGCTGGACCGGCTCAAGAAGACCAAGAGCAACGCCGAGTTCATGCTCACGGTCCAGAAGACCACCCCGGCTGTGGGCGGCAACGGCAACTCGAAGGACGCCGACTAG
- the rpmE gene encoding 50S ribosomal protein L31, translated as MKSDIHPAYVETTVTCTCGNTFTTRSTAENGVIHADVCSNCHPFYTGKQKILDTGGRVARFESRYGKKKADAK; from the coding sequence ATGAAGTCCGACATCCACCCGGCGTACGTGGAGACCACGGTCACCTGCACCTGTGGCAACACGTTCACCACCCGCAGCACCGCCGAGAACGGCGTCATCCACGCCGACGTCTGCTCGAACTGCCACCCGTTCTACACGGGCAAGCAGAAGATCCTCGACACCGGCGGCCGCGTCGCGCGCTTCGAGTCGCGGTACGGCAAGAAGAAGGCCGACGCCAAGTAG
- the prfA gene encoding peptide chain release factor 1 — MFEGVQALVAEHAELEQRMADPSVHADPALARRLGRRYAELSAIVKAHEAWRTAGDDRAAALELAADDSTFAAEAEQLGRREAELADRLRRLLLPRDPNDDRDAILEIKAGEGGAESALFAADLLRMYLRFAERAGWSTQVLDAEESDLGGYKDVSVAVKARGAYEPGTAPFARLKYEGGVHRVQRVPVTESQGRIHTSAAGVLVLPEAEDEAEVEISPNDLRIDVFRSSGPGGQSVNTTDSAVRITHLPTGIVVSCQNEKSQLQNKEQAMRILRARLLAAAQEEADREAADARRSQVRTVDRSERVRTYNFPENRISDHRVGYKAYNLDAVIDGDLEAVVQALVDADAAAALTATSEAGTA, encoded by the coding sequence GTGTTCGAAGGGGTCCAGGCTCTCGTCGCCGAGCACGCCGAGCTCGAGCAGCGGATGGCCGACCCGTCGGTGCATGCCGACCCCGCCCTGGCCAGGCGGCTCGGCCGGCGCTACGCCGAGCTGAGCGCCATCGTGAAGGCCCACGAAGCCTGGCGCACCGCCGGTGACGACCGCGCCGCCGCGCTGGAGCTGGCCGCGGACGACTCCACGTTCGCCGCCGAGGCCGAGCAGCTGGGCCGGCGGGAAGCGGAACTGGCCGACCGGTTGCGCCGGCTGCTGCTGCCGCGCGACCCCAACGACGACCGCGACGCCATCCTGGAGATCAAGGCCGGCGAGGGCGGCGCGGAGTCCGCGCTGTTCGCCGCCGACCTGCTGCGCATGTACCTGCGTTTCGCCGAGCGGGCCGGTTGGAGCACCCAGGTGCTCGACGCCGAGGAGTCCGACCTCGGGGGCTACAAGGACGTCTCGGTCGCGGTGAAGGCTCGCGGGGCCTACGAGCCCGGCACGGCGCCGTTCGCCCGGCTCAAGTACGAGGGCGGCGTGCACCGGGTGCAGCGCGTCCCGGTCACCGAGAGCCAGGGCCGCATCCACACGTCGGCCGCGGGCGTGCTGGTGCTGCCGGAGGCGGAGGACGAAGCTGAGGTCGAGATCAGTCCCAACGACCTTCGCATCGACGTGTTCCGGTCCTCCGGGCCCGGCGGCCAGAGCGTCAACACCACGGACTCCGCCGTGCGCATCACCCACCTGCCCACCGGCATCGTCGTCTCCTGCCAGAACGAGAAGAGCCAGCTGCAGAACAAGGAGCAGGCGATGCGCATCCTGCGGGCCCGGCTGCTGGCCGCCGCGCAGGAGGAGGCCGACCGTGAGGCCGCCGATGCCCGGCGCAGCCAGGTCCGCACCGTCGACCGGTCCGAGCGGGTGCGCACGTACAACTTCCCGGAGAACCGCATCTCCGACCACCGGGTCGGCTACAAGGCCTACAACCTCGACGCCGTGATCGACGGTGACCTCGAGGCTGTAGTACAGGCGCTGGTCGACGCTGACGCCGCCGCCGCGCTCACCGCCACCAGCGAGGCCGGGACGGCATGA
- the prmC gene encoding peptide chain release factor N(5)-glutamine methyltransferase: protein MSAPSLREQLRSATDRLARAEVPSPRHDAEALAAHVLGVERGALVTHPEPGEKFTARYDDLVRRRAERIPLQHLTGQAHFRHVTLQVGPGVFIPRPETELTAGVAVDEARAVVAAGRVPVVVDLFSGSGAIAVSVATEVRPCMVHAVEREDDAVAWLRRNAAGNSIIVHRDDVALVAQRSLSMLLGQVDVVAANPPYVPAAADIRDPEVAEHDPAAALWSGDDGLDAMRVLADVAARLLRPGGLVVAEHADVQGEAAPEVFRRHGAWADVADHLDLAGRPRYVTARRATPVHAEK from the coding sequence ATGAGCGCACCGTCGCTGCGCGAGCAGCTGAGGTCGGCCACCGACCGGCTCGCCCGGGCCGAGGTGCCGTCGCCGCGCCACGATGCGGAAGCGCTGGCCGCGCACGTGCTCGGCGTCGAACGCGGTGCGCTGGTCACGCACCCGGAGCCGGGGGAGAAGTTCACCGCCCGCTACGACGACCTCGTGCGTCGCCGGGCCGAGCGGATCCCGCTGCAGCACCTGACCGGGCAGGCGCACTTCCGGCACGTCACGCTGCAGGTGGGCCCAGGTGTGTTCATCCCGCGCCCGGAGACCGAGCTGACCGCCGGGGTCGCGGTCGACGAGGCCCGGGCTGTGGTGGCGGCCGGCCGGGTGCCCGTCGTCGTCGACCTGTTCTCGGGCTCCGGCGCCATCGCGGTCTCGGTGGCCACCGAGGTGCGCCCGTGCATGGTGCACGCCGTGGAGCGCGAGGACGACGCCGTGGCCTGGCTGCGCCGCAATGCCGCCGGCAACTCCATCATCGTGCACCGCGACGACGTCGCCCTGGTGGCGCAGCGCAGCCTGTCCATGCTGCTCGGCCAGGTCGACGTCGTCGCCGCGAACCCGCCGTACGTGCCGGCGGCCGCCGACATCCGCGACCCCGAGGTGGCCGAACACGACCCGGCCGCGGCGCTGTGGTCCGGCGACGACGGCCTGGACGCGATGCGGGTGCTCGCCGACGTGGCGGCGCGGCTGCTGCGGCCCGGCGGCCTGGTGGTGGCCGAGCACGCCGACGTGCAGGGCGAGGCGGCGCCGGAGGTGTTCCGCCGGCACGGCGCGTGGGCCGACGTCGCCGACCACCTCGATCTGGCCGGCCGCCCCCGGTACGTGACTGCCCGCCGCGCCACCCCCGTGCACGCGGAGAAATGA
- a CDS encoding L-threonylcarbamoyladenylate synthase, with translation MSPLYDCSDETKRQRGVGAAKRAVRNGKLIVLPTDTVYGVGADAFSPDAVTALLTAKGRGRDMPVPVLVGSTATLGGVAVTDDTIEALVKAFWPGGLTLVCAEQPSLRWDLGDTGGTVAVRMPDHEIALEVLTETGPLAVSSANVSGQPPAQSAADARAQLGDSVAVYLEAGPTGKDTPSTIVDVTGPLPRVLRQGAIGLAELQAVVPELRGLDQ, from the coding sequence GTGAGCCCCTTGTACGACTGCTCGGACGAGACCAAACGCCAGCGCGGAGTGGGCGCGGCCAAACGCGCCGTGCGCAACGGCAAGCTGATCGTGCTGCCCACCGACACCGTCTACGGCGTCGGCGCCGATGCCTTCTCACCCGACGCGGTCACCGCGCTGCTGACGGCCAAGGGCCGCGGCCGCGACATGCCGGTGCCGGTGCTGGTCGGCTCGACCGCCACGCTGGGCGGCGTCGCCGTCACCGACGACACCATCGAAGCCCTGGTCAAGGCGTTCTGGCCGGGTGGGCTGACGCTCGTCTGCGCCGAGCAGCCATCGCTGCGCTGGGACCTCGGCGACACCGGCGGCACCGTCGCGGTCCGCATGCCCGACCACGAGATCGCCCTCGAGGTACTCACCGAGACCGGCCCGCTCGCGGTCAGCAGCGCCAACGTGTCCGGCCAGCCGCCGGCACAGTCCGCCGCCGACGCCCGCGCCCAGCTCGGCGACTCCGTCGCGGTCTATCTCGAGGCCGGCCCGACCGGCAAGGACACACCGTCCACCATCGTCGACGTCACCGGCCCACTCCCGCGGGTGCTGCGACAGGGCGCCATCGGCCTCGCCGAGCTGCAGGCCGTCGTGCCCGAGCTGCGCGGCCTGGACCAGTAG